AACTCTATATTCTGCTCCTACTCTTACTTCCGACATGTTCTTATAATTCTCTTTAAAGAATGAATTAAGATCACGTTCTATGTTACCATATACTTTATAATCAGGTTTTGTAAGCCCTAATGTATAGTCTACGTTCAATGAGAAGTTTTTATTGGCTACAAATGCAGCACTCACAGTTGCTTTAAGTGGAGAAGTAAATTTTCTATTTTCTGATCCTATCCCATTTCCATAGTCCGGATTATTATAGAAGCTAAAATCACGATCTATACTCCAGAATGTAGGGGTTTCAAGGGTTGCTCCTACTCTGAAATTAGGACTTAATTTTCCAATTACCCCTAATGATGCAGAGAAACCTGAAGCTCTTTCCCAATAAGGACTATCCTGTTTGTGAAAGTAATCAACACTATTATTATTAGCCATTCTAAATGCCAATTGGTCAGTCTGATCAACTGAAGCATTGAAAAAGTTCAATCCTGCTCCAATGTAGAAATTATGATTATAATTGGCACCTACACCAAAACTCATCTTTGATAAATTCCCAGATCTGTAATATTGATGTCCTGCTAGTGTTGCATTTCCATCTGGTAACTTAGCTGTAATATTTGCATTTCCCGGAGATTCTACAACATTATCAAGAGACTGATTAGAAAAATTAACCCCAACATTAATAAACTTCCATGCGGATTTAGTCAATAATGGAAAAGCAATGATTCCACCTGCATTTCCTAAATCACCTCTCGTTTTGCTGTAATCTACTGTGGAGCCTCCTAAAGAAGTACTGTTCTTATTACCCATGATAGATAAAGTTGCCGAAGCTTCTCCCGAAATAGCAACTCCCAGACCTGCAGGGTTAGTCAATAATGAATTGGCATCCCTCCTAATGCACCATTAGCACCAGCCATACCATTAAACTTAGCAGATCCAACCATTGGACTGCTTGAATAAACATCTATAGTATTTCTTATTAATGAAACATCCTGAGCCTGTGCATAAAATGCAGCAGAAATACTCATTAATACTAAAGATTTTTTTAACATTATTTTTTTAATAGTTTTTATGAAGTTGAATATTATCTGAAGCCGCCAGATCTAGAACCTCCGCCACCAGATGAACCGCCTCTAAAGCCTCCGCCACCGGATGAACCACCGGATCTAAAGCCTCCTCCAGAGTTGTTGAAACCACCGTTGCTTCTAAAGCCACCGGAATCACCGGATCTGAAACCACCATTATTGTATCTTGGCTGTTGCTGCGGAGTTGTATTACGGAATCCTCCTGAATCTGAATTTCTAAAACCACCAGAGTTTCTGAAACCTCCATTCGAGTTTCCATTTCTAAACCCTCCAGAATCTCCGTTTCTAAAACCACCGGAGTTAGAATTTCTGAATCCACCGGAATTAGAGTTTCTAAACCCATTAGCATCTCTGAACCCGTTATTATTTCTAGCAGTATTGGTTCTGTACACAGCATTGCCCATACCTGAACCACTATTACCACTTCTCATATAAATTCTGTTATAACCGCCCCAGTAGCCACCTCCGTAGCCCCATGGGTTGCCATAGTAACCACCCCAGAATGGATCATAGAATCCGCCCCAATAAGGAGAATATCCATAACCCCACGGGCCGCCCCAACCGATAGAGCCACCCCAGCCCCAACCGAATGATCCGCCCCAGCCCCAGGAAAGACCGGCACCCCAGCCCCAGCCACGGTTCCAGCCCCATGGGCTATAA
This is a stretch of genomic DNA from Chryseobacterium tructae. It encodes these proteins:
- a CDS encoding OmpP1/FadL family transporter, with protein sequence MTNPAGLGVAISGEASATLSIMGNKNSTSLGGSTVDYSKTRGDLGNAGGIIAFPLLTKSAWKFINVGVNFSNQSLDNVVESPGNANITAKLPDGNATLAGHQYYRSGNLSKMSFGVGANYNHNFYIGAGLNFFNASVDQTDQLAFRMANNNSVDYFHKQDSPYWERASGFSASLGVIGKLSPNFRVGATLETPTFWSIDRDFSFYNNPDYGNGIGSENRKFTSPLKATVSAAFVANKNFSLNVDYTLGLTKPDYKVYGNIERDLNSFFKENYKNMSEVRVGAEYRVQQFRLRGGYSYLSNPLDALTITRFDNAGNVGDQSYSNLMLSDRNLVSFGIGYDFKAFYVDASYQNITSKYSSPSVRGLIGNDYDSAYYSTGSKSIYENDAYAVSEVKNSRNNFFLTVGWKF
- a CDS encoding prolyl-tRNA synthetase, encoding MKRNIHKNLLGLLKSKGVLAISGGLLLMSCGAQMGGYSETDGVYYDPNKDTLPEGVIINGSGNRVGDYYDYYQDSNVIQNAQTNSREQQNKYNEWSGTGWNTNATDSDWGMYAGAQTNYYDNSWGSPWGWYGGYSPWGWNRGWGWGAGLSWGWGGSFGWGWGGSIGWGGPWGYGYSPYWGGFYDPFWGGYYGNPWGYGGGYWGGYNRIYMRSGNSGSGMGNAVYRTNTARNNNGFRDANGFRNSNSGGFRNSNSGGFRNGDSGGFRNGNSNGGFRNSGGFRNSDSGGFRNTTPQQQPRYNNGGFRSGDSGGFRSNGGFNNSGGGFRSGGSSGGGGFRGGSSGGGGSRSGGFR